The stretch of DNA CTAAGGAGACCTTTGCTATTGTACGCTTGCACGGCATTTTTTCCAATTTATGCACAAACCTGAAATAGTTTGCGCATTTCCGATAACCCGTTCTTGAAGATTTTCGGTAAGCTGAGTAGTCAGTGTATCGTCTTTTATTCTACGAAGCAGAAAATCTAACGTTGGAGTTATCTATGCCTAGCAAAGCAATCATCGATCGCGCACGTATTGGCGGATTAATTAGCGCATTCCTATTGTCCAGCTCGTTAGCTCAGGCCTATGAACCGGATGCCCCTTTTATCGACGCGCAAAAACAGCATAACAAGGAATGGTCGAAGGAAGATAAAGACCTGGATAATCGGCTAGCGGCAATGGAGAAGAAATACGGTAAAAAGCCCAATATTATTTATGTCCTGGCCGATGATATCGGTTGGGGAGAGCTTGGTTCCTATGGTGGCGGCATCCTGCGTGGCACCCCGACCCCCAATTTGGATACGATGGCGCAGGAGGGCATGAAGTTTATGTCGCATTATTCAGAGCCTTCCTGTACGCCAACGCGGCTGGCGTTGTTGACTGGCCGTTATCCAGTGCGTACTGGTGTCGATATCGTGCTCTGGCCGGGACAAACACAAGGTTTGGCGGATGAGGAAGTGACTGTAGCGGAAATGTTGTCCAAGGCCGGTTATAAAACCGCTATGTTCGGTAAATGGCATGTCGGCGAACGGGAGGAACATGCCCCGGAACGGCAGGGCTTCGACTATGCCTATTATGGGCTGTATAACGGCAAACCCTATTCCTGGGCCAATATGGAGGCACACTACGACGCGGAAACCATTAACGGTAATGGTTACGAGTATGATTTCCCTGGCTCATTTAAGGATTACGAAGACAAATATGGTATTAAGGTACATGGCCACTTTGAGGGAATAAAAGGTAAAGGGCGTAAGGAAGTTGAACCGATTGGTGCGACTTCGATGCCGGATATGGAAAGCGGTAATATTACGCGCATCAAAAAATACATTAAAGACAATGCCAAATCTGATAAACCATTCTTTTTATATTGGGCGAGTTACGCTCAACAAATGGCCGCTTCACCCAAGGAATTCCGTGGCAGGCCCGGTTATGATGTGCCCAACCTGCAAGCAGCGGAGCTGGCCCAGCACGATGACTATATGAAAGAGTTGCTTGATACCTTGAAAGAACAGGGAATCGCCGAAAATACACTGGTCGTGTGGGTCAGCGATAATGGCCCCATGTATGCCTTCTGGCCGGATAGTGGTTATTCCTGGTTGCGTGGCGGTAAAGGCGAAGTGTATGAGGGCGGCGTACGCACGCCGGGCATGGCCTGGTGGCCCGGAGTGATCGAACCCGGACAGACAGCGTATGACTTATTTTCAACTACCGATCTATTTACGACAGCAGCACGCATTGCCGGTGTCAAAAACAAAATACCTTCGGACCGCATTGTCGACGGCCTCGACCAAACGGCGCTGCTATTAAACGGCAATGGCCATGGCCGCCGTAACTATATTTTCCATTACAGCGGCAATCGGTTAGCTGCGGTGCGCATGGAAAACATGAAGCTGCACATCAAACCGGGAAGTAAGGGTGGTTTGCCGAATATGGAGGTGTACAACATTATCCGAGACCCAGGTGAAAAATTTGGTTCCATGTATCATCATTTGGCCTATGTCGTACCCTTCCAACGAATAATCGGTAAGCACCAACAATTGATTCAAAAATATCCTCATCGCGTTCTTCCGAGCGGCATTTTCTAGGGGTTTCTAGACTCTGGCGGAAAGTGGTAATAATACCCTTTACGGTATTATTGCCACTTTCCCGTGGCTGTTTTCATGCTACCATTCGCTGCATGAACACTCACTTTTCATGCTTATGCGAAACATAGTTTGAAGAAGGCCTTGCCGATTATTAAGACGCCCCGGAGACCCTGGCTTTTGCTTTGCCTGATGCTCATCCAAGGCAGCCTCTCTCACGGCGCATCGTTGGCTGATTCCCTGCCGGGGAAACAGGCCATACAACCGATGACGGGATATTTAGGCAGCCAGCAATGTGCTGGTTGTCACCTCAACGAATTTGAATCCTGGCAGCGATCCCACCATGCCCAAGCCATGTTGCCAGCCACGAAGGCCAGCGTCAGGGCTGATTTCAATAATGTTAAAGCAACACATCAAAAATTAACGGCTCAGTTTCGGCAACGCGACGGGAATTATTTCGTCACCACTCAAGGCACCGACGGGAAGGTGGAGGAGTACCAGGTAAAATACACCTTTGGCTACGAACCGTTACAACAGTATCTGGTGGTATTTCCCGGTGGCAGATTACAGGCGTTGCCCTGGGCCTGGGATACGCAAAAGCAGCACTGGTATTATCTGCAGGATCCGGTTCCTGACAGCGACGACTGGCTGCATTGGACTCGTGGTGCGATGAACTGGAACGCCATGTGTTCCGATTGCCACTCCACCGCTGTGGATAAAAATTATCAAGCGGATTCAGCAACCTATGACACGCGTTGGTCGGAAGTCAATGTCGGCTGTGAAGCTTGTCACGGCCCAGGATTAGCGCATGTTAATTTGATGCAAGACCAAACGCGCCCGCCGGATACCGATCCGGCGATTCTGATGAGGCCGGGATTGTCGCCGTCCTTGCAGGTGGAACAATGTGGCCGCTGTCATTCCCGGCGTGCCCAATTGAGTCCGGTTTTTAAGGCCGACGA from Pseudomonadales bacterium encodes:
- a CDS encoding sulfatase-like hydrolase/transferase, which produces MPSKAIIDRARIGGLISAFLLSSSLAQAYEPDAPFIDAQKQHNKEWSKEDKDLDNRLAAMEKKYGKKPNIIYVLADDIGWGELGSYGGGILRGTPTPNLDTMAQEGMKFMSHYSEPSCTPTRLALLTGRYPVRTGVDIVLWPGQTQGLADEEVTVAEMLSKAGYKTAMFGKWHVGEREEHAPERQGFDYAYYGLYNGKPYSWANMEAHYDAETINGNGYEYDFPGSFKDYEDKYGIKVHGHFEGIKGKGRKEVEPIGATSMPDMESGNITRIKKYIKDNAKSDKPFFLYWASYAQQMAASPKEFRGRPGYDVPNLQAAELAQHDDYMKELLDTLKEQGIAENTLVVWVSDNGPMYAFWPDSGYSWLRGGKGEVYEGGVRTPGMAWWPGVIEPGQTAYDLFSTTDLFTTAARIAGVKNKIPSDRIVDGLDQTALLLNGNGHGRRNYIFHYSGNRLAAVRMENMKLHIKPGSKGGLPNMEVYNIIRDPGEKFGSMYHHLAYVVPFQRIIGKHQQLIQKYPHRVLPSGIF